The window GTTCCTCGTGCGACAGGCCGAGGCGATCGTCGAAATGACGCAGCCAGGTCTGGCCGGCGATCCTCTTGATCCGCTCGATGCGCTCCGGAGCCATGAATTCGCCCCCGATATTGCATTCCGCCACGAAGGCGAAGTCGTCGGTCAATTGAGCGCGACGCCCGCGGTATTCCCTGATGGCCGCCTCGGAATCGCCGCCGTCCTGGATTTCCTTGAGACAGGCGATCTCGGCGTCCCGCAACAGCACTTCGAACCGCATGCGCACTTCGTGGATGCGGTTGTAGATCGTTTCGAGTTTGGTTGCCTTGTCGACCACGTACTCGGGGGTTATAACCTTTCCGCAATCGTGGAGCCACGCGCCGATCCGGAACTCCCGCCACTCTTCATCCGAATAGAAATGGAAGTCAGCGAGTGGCCCTTCCTCCACCCGGGAGGCCTCTTCCGCCAGCATTATCGCCAATTCAGGCACCCGCTCGCAATGGCCGCCGGTGTAAGGACTCTTCGTGTCAATTGCGCCTGCCACGAGCCTGATCAACGAATCCATCAACGTCCGCTGCGCCTGCAGCAGGTTTTGGTTCTCCAGCGCGACTGCCGACTGTGAGGCCAGCGCCTCGACGAAACCTACCAATTCCCTCGGAAACGGAATAACCTTCCCGGTATCCGGATCCAGGGCATTCATAAACTGCAGGACGCCGATCACTTCGCCTTCACGCGGCGACATGGGAACGGTCAGCATCGATTCGGTTCGATATCCCGTCTCGGCGTCGAAGCGGTGCGAACCGCTCAGATCGAACCGCTTTTCGGAATAGACGTCGTCGATGACGACGGCTTCGTTGTGCAGTGCCGCGAAAACGGACACGTACTTCTCGTTGATTTCTCCCGTTACCGGGTCTCTGAACGGGATCTCGAACGAAGGCAGTGAATCGTCCTTGGTACGCAATGCAAACGCGAGTGTTCCTTTATCGGTTTTCAGATACATCGTTCCTGCATCGCAATTACACAACTGCTTTCCTCCAAAGAGGATGTGCCGGAGCAGCGTCTGCCGGTTGCGCTCCCGTGACATCAGGATACCGTTCTCCACCAGGCTCGCCAGTTTCTGCTCGGCTACCGTCAGGGCTCTGGTGCGTTGATGCAGCGTACTCTTCATGACTTTCTGGGCCTGGGCCAATGCTATGACTTCGTAGAGAATCGTAGGCAGACGACCGACTTCGCCGGAGAAGTCCATTTTTGAGATGCGCTCTGCGTCCTTGGCGAGAATGGAGAGGGAGCGCCCAACCCGGCGGGCACCAATAACAGCGAGGGGGATCACGACCAGCAGAAAGGCGATCGTCAGGAGGATGACCTGGTTCCGCGCCTCGGTGATCGGACCGGAAAAGTCACGCATCGGCGCAAAGACGCCGATGCGGAACTCGGCGCCCGGTGCGGCGGGATACGCGTAATATGCAAACACGAACTTTTCTCCCCCGACGTTGATGATCCTCGCACGCGACGCATCGTCCTCACTTTGCCATGCTTCCAATACGGCAAGGTGGGGACTGGCGGTCTGGGAGATCGGTGTCAATGAGGCCACTTCCTTCAGGTTGTAGGCCTGGTAGGCGCTGTGGTGAGCCAGGATCCTATTGTGGTGGTCGAGAATGACAATCGCGCTGGCCGGCGTCAGTGGAATTTTCGCCAGGAAATCGTGAAGCGCGCCCAGGCTCAGGTCTGCTCCAAGCACTCCGATCCCTCCCCGGAGCGGGCTGGAAATCGTAATCCCCGGTTCCCGGGAAGAGGCAAAAATATACGGGTCCGTGATCGCGACGGGCGGAGTCTGTTTTGCCCCATCATACCAGGGCCGCTGGGTCGGGAAATACTGGGTCTGTCCTTCTTTCGAACCAATAACTTGCCGGTCGGAGGACCAGAATTCCCAGGTTTCCAAGCGCCTCCCTCCCTCCTTCCGGACGATTTTCCGCAGGGCGAACCGGGTGTTCTCGGGCGCTGCCAAGGAGGCAAGCAAGTTCTGGTTGCCCTTGGTATTCACCACCTGAAAGAAATCGTCGTTCTCAAGCCCGAAATAGACGGAATATAGGCTTTCTTCGCTCTCCAACTGGGACATGAAGGTCACCACCATGTCATGGTCGTTCAAGCGTCCTTCCTCGGCGAAGCGCGCGCGCCTAGCGCCGGCCTGCACCGTGACCTGGCGGCTTGTGCCCCCGATGAGATTCCGCAGCCGCTCCACACCGGTCTGTGCTATGAGGAAGAAGCGTTGCTTTGCGCTGTCTTCCGCCATGGCGTTGAATTTGGTGATGACGACGACCAGAATCGAGGCAGTGAGCACAAAGACGATGCAGAGCATGGCGATGACGGCCCAGTTATGGAAGCGTAGATTCCGACCAAACAAGAGATGCATAATAACTCCTTTCGACGGGATCCGTCGTACAGACCCCCAGCGCTCCCTCAGTACAACGCCCGGAGCCGGAGGGCGAGTGATTATCGAACGGTGATCTCCACCCGGCGGTTTTTCGGCTCGGGTGTGTTGTCCGGTGTGGCGACAAGCAGATTCCTCTTACCATGAGAGGCGATCGTTATATCATGCACCTGCAGGCCCGCCGTCCTGATGATTTCCGCCACCGACTGTGCCCGCTGCAACCCGAGCCTCTCGTTGGCCTCGCTGTTCCCCACGGTATCGGTATGGCCGATCACCGATACATCCGGTGCGGGGTGCTTTTCCGCCGCAGCCAGGATCTCCGGAATCAGGGCTTCCGACTCGGCTGTCAACACCGTCCCGCTGGCCTTGTAGTAGAGCATGAAGCTGACCGGCAGTGGTGGCCGTGCGGCGAGGGCTTCGCCAAAGTCCCGGTTGATCTTGCCTTCATCTATACCGTAGGGCTTGCCCGAGCCATCGTCCAGATCAACGGCGGAGCGGGCTTCGTTCAGCAGGACATCGCCTTTCACGCCGCTCACCGACAACTGTCCCACCGTGCCGTCCGCATTGTCCATCAGAACGACGTAGGACTTCGGCGCCTGGGCGGCCGGCGGGGTCGTGGCGCAGCCCATGGCAACGATCAGGACGGCAAAAACGACAAACGCTGGTTTCAGGTTGCGAATCATGGCTTTTCCCTCCCGTTCTGCGGCTCGACCTTGACAAGAAAGCGGGTGCCGCGGATTCCGATCGTGCCTGTCGGCGTCTTCATGGTCACAGAGCTCGGTTTGAGCTTGGCGATCACGCCCGAGATAACCTGCAGGGAGCCTTTCGACATGCGCGTACCGAACTTCAGGTTGTCCTTCCCCGGCGCATAGAGGTACTCGTCCACCGTCAGTTCGGTGTCCGGCCCGAAGGACATGACGGTATTGTCCTTGAAGGTGACGCCCATGGCCCCCTTGGTTCCGGTCATCAAAGTGTTTCCAAGTTTGATGGGAGTACCGACCTCGGCCTTGACCGGCTTTCCGGCATCGATCACTGCTGCGCTGCCCGAGACCGTCTTGACGAAGCCAATCGCATCCTGGGCCCATGCCGGCGATCCGGCCAGGAGCATCAGGATGATTACTAGGATGAAGCGTATCATGATTTTCCTCCCATTAGCGCGTGTGGGTGTTCAACGCCCATTCCGAGATGCGTGATCCCGCGTTTTCACAAGTGAAAAGTTAATCAGCTTCATCAGTTAACTTTTTTAAACTTGGCCCGATTTTTTTAAAAAAACGGGCAAGAAAATGAACCAGAATCAAAAATACGAAAATTCAAAGCTCTCCTGTAGTCCTTACGGGCAAATGTTGTTCAACTTTTGCCACAAAGGTATCCGGATCAATTGGTTTCTCTATATATCCATTACAGCCGGCTTCCATGACCTTTTCACGGTCACCGGACATTGCATAGGACGTCACGGCAACAATGGGAGTATCTGCAAGGTCCAGGTTCTGCCTTAAGTTGTGGGCGACGGCGTAACCATCCATGACAGGCAACTGGATATCCAGGAGGATCAGATCCGGTTTTAGCGAAGCCGCCATTTCAATGCCTGCTTTACCATCCAGCGCGGCGAAGACTTCATAGTTGCTCTGCTCAAGGATGAACCTGACCAGATAAAGATTCTGTTCGTTGTCTTCGATGACAAGGATTTTTCCCTTCATGGTTCTTTCCTCTCTTTCGGCAGGGAAAAGCTGAACGTGCTTCCCGCACCCCATTCGCTTGTCACCCGGATTTGCCCTCCCATGAGTTCTACGAGCCTTTTACTGATGGATAGGCCCAGACCCGTCCCTTCATATTTCCGGGTCATTCCCGAATCGATCTGCCTGAAGGCCCGAAAAAGGGTTTCTAAGTCTTCTGTCTTGATGCCGATGCCCGTATCCACAACCCTTATCGTTACGTTGTCCGCTTCCGGTTTGCATTCTATTTTCACCGAACCTTTTTCCGTAAACTTTACGGCATTGCTGATCAGATTCAGAAGAATCTGCTCAACGCGCCTTCGGTCGCTGTTTATGGTTTCAATTTCGGGAGAGACTGCATAGGTGAGTTCAAGACCCTTTTTGCCGGTAAGCGGACGCGCACTCTCCACAGCCTTTTCCATCATGGAACGAAGGTCAAAGTTTTCATAGGCGATCTGCAACTGTCCTGCTTCGATCTTTGATAAGTCGAGAACATCATTGATTAACGAAAGCAGGTGTTGTGCACTGCCGCGCACCATGTTCAGTTGTTTTTTCTGCTCGTCATTTAAAGGTCCGACAATCCCCTGCAGAATGATGCCGGTGAACCCGATGATCGAGTTCAGCGGCGTTCGCAGTTCGTGCGACATCGTCGCCAGGAAGGCTGATTTAATCCGGTCGGCGTCCTGAGCTTTTTCCATCGCATTTGCCAATTCGGCCGTGCGCAGTTTGATGCGCTGTTCCATTTCCTGGTTGATTTGCCTAAGTTCCAAGGTGCGCGCATTCACCTGAACCTTTAACAGAACACCGGCAACCAGACTAATGAGCAGCGCAAGGCCAGCAATGAGCGCCAGGGTCTTCATCCATGCCGGAAGTTTAAATACGGTTTTTTCGGTTGTCCACCGCTTCAATGACTCGTAATATAGTGACTGAGAATCATTCTTTAGTTCCAGCAGGTGTTTATCAATGGTTTTCAACAGTTCATCCGGAGCCCCCCGGGGCGCTGCAAAAAAAAGTTGAGTTGGATGGAATATAACCGCTGTCTCTTCCAGCCCCATCTTATGTGCATGCACCAACCCGTAGAAACGATTGGTAATGGCGGCGTCGGCCTCCCCTCTGGCAACCACCTCGAAGGCCTGTTTGTAATCCGGCAGCGAAATGAGGGTGATTTTAAATCTGAAGTTTTCAGCGAGCTGCCTGAAAGCCTCCTGTTGAACCGAACGTTCCAGAACAACTATTCTTTTCCCATCCAAATCTACTATCGAACGGATTTGCTTGTCTTTGCTGGCATATACCTGAAACCAGTCGGACAGGACCGGTTCCTTGTGAAAGGAGAATACTTTTTCGCGCTCCAGGGAATATGCCACATCGGGCATCAAGTCTATCTCGCCTTTGGACAGGCGATCCAATCCCTCCCCCCACGTGCCGGGCACATAGCGCAAGGTCCATCCTTCGCTTTTAGCGATGTGCTCGATGATATCAATGAAGATGCCTGCGGGTTTGCCGGGCTCGGGAATAAACACCTTGGGAGCGTTTTCATAAACGCCCACACGCACGATGCGATCTTTGCCGGCCGCCGATGAATTGTCAGGATAAATCGGTATCAAAAGAACCAGAAGCGGGCATAAAATCAGCCATCCGTAATAAAGGACAAACAATTTTGTCTTGAGTTTCATTTTCGACTTACCCTCAGTCAGTTCAGAATTGCAGCGAGGATTACTGTTTGGAATCAAGCCCTTTCAAGCTGAAAACCTTTCTCCCGGAATAATCTTAGGCAGGCATCTGCCGCATTTGCGTCATAAAACGTCCCTTTATTGTTCTCAATCTCTTCAAGTGCCGCATTTAATCCTAATGCGGGACGATAGGGCCGGTGGGAGGCCATGGATTCCACGACATCGGAGATAGCCATGATGCGGGCCTCCATGAGAATGTCATCCCCTTTTAGATTTCTTGGATATCCCGATCCATCCATGCGTTCATGGTGCTGGTAGACTATCTCTGCCAGGGGCCAGGGAGATTCTACATCCTTCAGCATCTCGTATCCTGTTTGGGCATGTTCTTTAATTAGGGAAAACTCAATGTTTGTCAGCTTAGTGGGTTTGGACAATATCTCCGCGGGGATGGATAATTTTCCGATGTCATGGATGGAACCTGCCATCCGGATTCCATCGATTTTCTCCTGAGGCAATCCCATCTCCGTGCCGATGGCACGGGCAAGGTCCGCAGACCGGATCTGGTGACCGGCCGTATAGGGATCTCTGGTCTCCACGGCCGACACCATGACCTGAATGGTTGTCCCGATGGCTTTATGCAGGCGCTCCAGGGCCCCACGCAGCGACTTCTCTGCAACGTCTCTTTGGATAACCAGAGCAACGGTGCTACTGAGTCCATCCAGCATTGCATCTTCTGAGGATAGTATCGGGTGTTTTGCGAAGAGGGCCAGAACCCCCATTGTCTTTCCACCGGGAACGCGTAGCTGGTATCCTACGAACGACACGAGTCCGAGTTCGCGTGCCCATTCGCGGTTGTGAACCCGAGGATCATTCTGTACGTCGTTTGTGAGGAAACTGTGATCATCCTCTGACGCGATGTGTCCGATCTTGTAGCAACCGAAAGGAACGCGGCGGTGAATCTTGCCGTCTGTATGTATGTAGCGGCCAGAACTCGCCAACAAATGCAGACACCGGTCTCGGAAACGGCAGATATGCGGTCCTTCATTCACTTCGGCATGGACGCAGCCCTGCTCGCAAAGATCACCGGGCTGAATCAGCCAGATTCTACAAAAATCAGTATCGAAGAGACTGACAACGCTGTCAGTTATAACTCTGAGTTTTTCTTCAAGCGTAGCCGGTGCAAGAAGCGACTGTTGGAGTAGGTTGACACCCTGCTGCAACACCAGCATTTTTTCGCGTCCCTCCTCCGCCTGCTTTTTTTCGTTAATGTCACGGAAGATGCCAATAAGATAAGGCATTCCCCCGATGGTAATGTTGGCAGCGCCTATATCGGCATAGAAGATTGACCCGTCTTTTCTCAATGACGGCAAGCTTTCGGCAAGAACTTTCTCCCCTTTTATCATTTTTCCAAATTCATCTTGAACACGGGAGATATCCTCCTTTGGGTGGATATCATAGATGGTAAGACTTTCGA is drawn from Deltaproteobacteria bacterium and contains these coding sequences:
- a CDS encoding PAS domain S-box protein yields the protein MNASFLGLVQNATFLLAVAFLFDVAASQWRVGQSSFWKALVGLALGAIGITVMLTPWAFGPGIVFDTRSILLGISGLFFGFFPTTIAMAMTAAFRFYQGGTGAWTGIAVILASGATGIAWRHFRRRPLAEISWQELYLFGMVIHLTMLGLMFSLPWATALRVLSNIALPVLVIYPLGAALLGVLMVKRLLRERTEDALLKSEEKFKTIFDRASDGILIADPITKKFLQGNTAICSMLGYTKAEIESLTIYDIHPKEDISRVQDEFGKMIKGEKVLAESLPSLRKDGSIFYADIGAANITIGGMPYLIGIFRDINEKKQAEEGREKMLVLQQGVNLLQQSLLAPATLEEKLRVITDSVVSLFDTDFCRIWLIQPGDLCEQGCVHAEVNEGPHICRFRDRCLHLLASSGRYIHTDGKIHRRVPFGCYKIGHIASEDDHSFLTNDVQNDPRVHNREWARELGLVSFVGYQLRVPGGKTMGVLALFAKHPILSSEDAMLDGLSSTVALVIQRDVAEKSLRGALERLHKAIGTTIQVMVSAVETRDPYTAGHQIRSADLARAIGTEMGLPQEKIDGIRMAGSIHDIGKLSIPAEILSKPTKLTNIEFSLIKEHAQTGYEMLKDVESPWPLAEIVYQHHERMDGSGYPRNLKGDDILMEARIMAISDVVESMASHRPYRPALGLNAALEEIENNKGTFYDANAADACLRLFREKGFQLERA
- a CDS encoding FecR family protein translates to MIRFILVIILMLLAGSPAWAQDAIGFVKTVSGSAAVIDAGKPVKAEVGTPIKLGNTLMTGTKGAMGVTFKDNTVMSFGPDTELTVDEYLYAPGKDNLKFGTRMSKGSLQVISGVIAKLKPSSVTMKTPTGTIGIRGTRFLVKVEPQNGREKP
- a CDS encoding response regulator — its product is MKGKILVIEDNEQNLYLVRFILEQSNYEVFAALDGKAGIEMAASLKPDLILLDIQLPVMDGYAVAHNLRQNLDLADTPIVAVTSYAMSGDREKVMEAGCNGYIEKPIDPDTFVAKVEQHLPVRTTGEL
- a CDS encoding OmpA family protein produces the protein MIRNLKPAFVVFAVLIVAMGCATTPPAAQAPKSYVVLMDNADGTVGQLSVSGVKGDVLLNEARSAVDLDDGSGKPYGIDEGKINRDFGEALAARPPLPVSFMLYYKASGTVLTAESEALIPEILAAAEKHPAPDVSVIGHTDTVGNSEANERLGLQRAQSVAEIIRTAGLQVHDITIASHGKRNLLVATPDNTPEPKNRRVEITVR
- a CDS encoding ATP-binding protein, whose translation is MKLKTKLFVLYYGWLILCPLLVLLIPIYPDNSSAAGKDRIVRVGVYENAPKVFIPEPGKPAGIFIDIIEHIAKSEGWTLRYVPGTWGEGLDRLSKGEIDLMPDVAYSLEREKVFSFHKEPVLSDWFQVYASKDKQIRSIVDLDGKRIVVLERSVQQEAFRQLAENFRFKITLISLPDYKQAFEVVARGEADAAITNRFYGLVHAHKMGLEETAVIFHPTQLFFAAPRGAPDELLKTIDKHLLELKNDSQSLYYESLKRWTTEKTVFKLPAWMKTLALIAGLALLISLVAGVLLKVQVNARTLELRQINQEMEQRIKLRTAELANAMEKAQDADRIKSAFLATMSHELRTPLNSIIGFTGIILQGIVGPLNDEQKKQLNMVRGSAQHLLSLINDVLDLSKIEAGQLQIAYENFDLRSMMEKAVESARPLTGKKGLELTYAVSPEIETINSDRRRVEQILLNLISNAVKFTEKGSVKIECKPEADNVTIRVVDTGIGIKTEDLETLFRAFRQIDSGMTRKYEGTGLGLSISKRLVELMGGQIRVTSEWGAGSTFSFSLPKERKEP
- a CDS encoding GAF domain-containing protein, with amino-acid sequence MHLLFGRNLRFHNWAVIAMLCIVFVLTASILVVVITKFNAMAEDSAKQRFFLIAQTGVERLRNLIGGTSRQVTVQAGARRARFAEEGRLNDHDMVVTFMSQLESEESLYSVYFGLENDDFFQVVNTKGNQNLLASLAAPENTRFALRKIVRKEGGRRLETWEFWSSDRQVIGSKEGQTQYFPTQRPWYDGAKQTPPVAITDPYIFASSREPGITISSPLRGGIGVLGADLSLGALHDFLAKIPLTPASAIVILDHHNRILAHHSAYQAYNLKEVASLTPISQTASPHLAVLEAWQSEDDASRARIINVGGEKFVFAYYAYPAAPGAEFRIGVFAPMRDFSGPITEARNQVILLTIAFLLVVIPLAVIGARRVGRSLSILAKDAERISKMDFSGEVGRLPTILYEVIALAQAQKVMKSTLHQRTRALTVAEQKLASLVENGILMSRERNRQTLLRHILFGGKQLCNCDAGTMYLKTDKGTLAFALRTKDDSLPSFEIPFRDPVTGEINEKYVSVFAALHNEAVVIDDVYSEKRFDLSGSHRFDAETGYRTESMLTVPMSPREGEVIGVLQFMNALDPDTGKVIPFPRELVGFVEALASQSAVALENQNLLQAQRTLMDSLIRLVAGAIDTKSPYTGGHCERVPELAIMLAEEASRVEEGPLADFHFYSDEEWREFRIGAWLHDCGKVITPEYVVDKATKLETIYNRIHEVRMRFEVLLRDAEIACLKEIQDGGDSEAAIREYRGRRAQLTDDFAFVAECNIGGEFMAPERIERIKRIAGQTWLRHFDDRLGLSHEELRRYESVSASELPAVEPLLSDKPYHIIPRGVDKALDPKYGFKLQVPESLYNFGEILNLCVARGTLSEEERFKINEHIIQTVVMLDALPFPRELQRVPEYAGTHHETLTGSGYPRGLTKDDLSVPARIMAIADIFEALTASDRPYKKAKTLSESVKILSFFKKDRHIDPGLFDLFLLSGVYLKYAKRYLKPEQIDSVNVSMYLG